In the genome of Bradyrhizobium arachidis, one region contains:
- a CDS encoding maltotransferase domain-containing protein, whose translation MNKTIQTVESAAAGSAFLIENVYPLIDGGRSAVKRIARERVEVWADIYRGGDAVISAALIWRGEQDREWRSEPMIHHGNDRWSGAFTPLEPGQYAYAIETWTDEFATWSNGVTRKQRTGADVSLDAVEGAGLLTKAHGAGQDAAAVIIRQCEDYLETGNVAPLLAAELGKAMAESQSRPDLTRSPPFPLVIDRDRARFGAWYQMMPRSQSRIPGRHGTLRDCISRVPDIAAMGFDVLYLTPIHPIGRTSRKGRNNSPVATEGEPGSPYAIGSAEGGHDALHPELGTIEDFRALVATCLEYGLELALDFAVQCSPDHPWLTRHPEWFKWRPDRSVRTADGPYSDIVIPDFASVDRVGLWNAFRDAMLFWIDHGVTIFAIDNHDTAPLPFWDWLIGDIRRRHPEVILFSKTYTKPKLMKGLAKLGFAQSFTYFPWRTLRWELEQYLGELTRYPERDFYRPNLFVNTPDLLPYHLQSGETWAFKSRVALAATLSGSFGIYSGFELLEHEAVPGREEYQDSEKYQIRQRDWDRPGNIKAYIAALNRIRNENAALQQTASLRFLGAEDGETIAFAKEATNPANTVIAVIALSRHAREFWLPLGDLTIDVGGERRHVTALENLLTGEQCRIEWGGLKLRIDPDRDPALLFRCLA comes from the coding sequence GTGAACAAGACAATTCAAACTGTCGAGAGTGCCGCTGCCGGCAGCGCTTTCCTCATCGAAAACGTCTACCCCTTGATCGACGGCGGCCGCTCCGCCGTGAAGCGGATTGCGCGCGAGCGCGTCGAGGTCTGGGCCGACATCTATCGCGGTGGCGATGCCGTGATATCAGCCGCGCTGATCTGGCGAGGAGAGCAGGACCGCGAATGGCGGAGCGAGCCGATGATCCATCACGGCAATGACCGCTGGTCCGGCGCGTTCACGCCCCTGGAGCCCGGTCAATATGCCTATGCGATCGAAACCTGGACCGACGAGTTCGCGACCTGGTCAAACGGTGTCACACGAAAACAGCGCACCGGCGCCGATGTCAGCCTCGATGCGGTCGAGGGCGCTGGCCTGCTGACCAAGGCGCATGGCGCAGGGCAGGACGCCGCAGCGGTCATCATCAGGCAGTGCGAGGACTATCTTGAGACCGGCAACGTCGCCCCGCTGCTTGCGGCCGAGCTCGGCAAGGCCATGGCCGAAAGCCAGTCGCGACCCGACCTGACCCGCTCGCCGCCCTTCCCGCTTGTCATCGACCGCGACAGAGCGCGCTTTGGCGCCTGGTACCAGATGATGCCGCGCAGCCAGAGCCGGATCCCCGGCCGGCACGGCACGCTGCGCGACTGCATCTCGCGCGTGCCCGATATCGCCGCGATGGGCTTCGACGTGCTCTATCTCACGCCGATCCACCCGATCGGGCGCACAAGCCGCAAGGGCCGCAACAATTCGCCGGTGGCGACCGAAGGCGAGCCGGGCTCGCCCTATGCGATCGGCTCAGCCGAAGGCGGGCACGATGCGCTGCATCCCGAGCTCGGCACCATCGAGGATTTCCGCGCGTTGGTCGCCACTTGCCTCGAATACGGCCTCGAGCTCGCGCTCGACTTCGCCGTGCAATGCTCGCCGGACCATCCCTGGCTGACGCGGCATCCGGAATGGTTCAAATGGCGGCCGGACCGCTCGGTGCGGACGGCCGATGGTCCCTATTCGGACATCGTCATCCCCGATTTCGCCTCGGTCGATCGGGTCGGGCTGTGGAACGCGTTCCGCGACGCCATGCTGTTCTGGATCGACCATGGCGTCACCATCTTCGCCATCGACAACCACGACACCGCGCCGCTGCCATTCTGGGACTGGCTGATCGGCGACATCCGCCGCCGGCACCCCGAGGTGATCCTGTTCTCCAAGACGTATACGAAGCCGAAGCTGATGAAGGGCCTTGCCAAGCTCGGCTTCGCGCAGTCCTTCACCTATTTCCCGTGGCGCACTTTGAGGTGGGAGCTGGAGCAATATCTTGGCGAGCTGACGCGCTATCCCGAGCGAGACTTCTATCGCCCGAACCTGTTCGTGAACACGCCTGACCTCTTGCCCTATCATCTGCAGAGCGGCGAGACCTGGGCCTTCAAATCGCGCGTCGCGCTGGCAGCGACGCTGTCGGGCAGCTTCGGCATCTACAGCGGTTTCGAGCTGCTCGAGCACGAGGCCGTGCCCGGCCGCGAAGAGTATCAGGATTCCGAGAAGTACCAGATCAGGCAGCGCGACTGGGACAGACCGGGCAACATCAAGGCTTACATCGCCGCGCTCAACCGCATCCGCAACGAGAACGCGGCGCTTCAGCAGACAGCAAGCCTGCGCTTCCTCGGCGCCGAGGACGGCGAGACCATCGCCTTCGCCAAGGAGGCGACTAACCCGGCCAACACGGTGATCGCGGTCATCGCTCTCTCGCGCCATGCGCGCGAATTCTGGTTGCCGCTCGGCGACCTCACCATCGACGTCGGCGGCGAACGCCGCCACGTCACCGCACTCGAAAATCTCCTCACCGGCGAACAATGCCGCATCGAATGGGGTGGGCTCAAATTGCGTATCGATCCCGACCGCGATCCGGCACTCTTGTTCCGCTGCCTGGCGTAA
- the malQ gene encoding 4-alpha-glucanotransferase, whose protein sequence is MDLLAQARIKGVQSEFIDALGKLRVTDPVALKSILDALPEKRVYRFVAGPVVVRALGNPRTELATSGAAPLRWKITGKDKIIARGETREPVIAWPAGLPLGYHRLTLTDAEGVSEDVPMIVAPERAFGGDFDRGWLLAVQLYSVRSDRNWGIGDFTDLAGLLRLAKQLGADGVGLNPLHVLFDDHPSDCSPYSPNSRLFLNPLYIDVEAIPEFSADLVPDAAATAARLRQGDRVPYADMAALKWLALRAAFNSFVTSASEPRRKAFDTFRAERAPLLSRFACFEVLRHRFTGPWWEWPVEWQQPDETKCAGLRTGPDKREVEFVEFVQWTADSQLRAARELANQLGMRVGLYLDVAVGVQSNGFDAWNEQMAISRHLAVGAPPDVLNTVGQDWGLAGFNAGGLEAQSFVPFADMLAASMRHAGAIRLDHVLGLKRLYLVPRGFKPDNGAYVQMPFEALLGAVVRESAAHKCIVIGEDLGTVPEGFRETMQDFGIWSYLVMMFERDDSGHFRNIDHYRPNALVTLNTHDLCTYAGWRSFSDLKMKRSLGLDPGEDDQARWDALGALDEILRQNGINANDLYSVLAFLSRTPSRLLAVSMEDLLGVIDQPNIPGTIDEHPNWRQRLPVALDEIAAKVDLAALKAATRERSLAGGR, encoded by the coding sequence ATGGATCTTTTAGCTCAAGCCCGGATCAAGGGCGTTCAATCTGAATTTATCGATGCCCTCGGCAAGCTGCGGGTCACAGATCCCGTGGCCCTCAAATCCATCCTCGACGCCTTGCCGGAGAAGCGGGTCTACCGCTTCGTCGCCGGGCCGGTCGTGGTCCGTGCCCTGGGCAATCCCCGCACCGAATTGGCGACATCAGGCGCGGCGCCGCTCAGATGGAAAATCACCGGCAAGGACAAAATCATCGCGCGAGGCGAGACGCGCGAGCCCGTGATCGCCTGGCCCGCGGGCCTGCCGCTCGGCTATCACCGGCTGACGCTCACCGATGCCGAAGGCGTGAGCGAAGACGTGCCGATGATCGTGGCGCCCGAGCGCGCCTTCGGCGGCGATTTCGACCGCGGCTGGCTGCTGGCCGTGCAGCTCTACAGCGTCCGCTCGGACCGCAATTGGGGCATCGGCGACTTCACCGATCTGGCCGGGCTCCTCCGGCTGGCAAAGCAGCTCGGAGCCGACGGCGTCGGGCTCAATCCGTTGCACGTGCTGTTTGACGATCATCCCTCAGATTGCAGCCCCTATTCGCCGAACAGCCGGCTGTTCCTCAATCCGCTCTATATCGACGTCGAGGCGATCCCGGAATTTTCCGCCGATCTCGTGCCCGATGCGGCTGCGACCGCTGCGCGGCTCCGCCAGGGCGATCGCGTGCCCTACGCCGATATGGCGGCATTGAAATGGTTGGCCTTGCGCGCCGCGTTCAACAGCTTCGTGACCAGCGCGAGCGAGCCGCGCCGGAAGGCGTTCGACACCTTCCGCGCCGAACGCGCGCCGCTATTGTCGCGCTTTGCCTGTTTCGAGGTGCTGCGCCATCGCTTCACGGGGCCGTGGTGGGAATGGCCGGTGGAATGGCAGCAGCCGGATGAGACGAAGTGCGCGGGCTTGCGCACAGGACCCGACAAACGCGAGGTCGAGTTCGTCGAATTCGTGCAATGGACCGCCGATAGCCAATTGCGTGCCGCAAGGGAGCTGGCGAACCAGCTTGGCATGCGCGTCGGGCTCTATCTCGACGTCGCCGTCGGCGTGCAGTCCAACGGCTTCGATGCCTGGAACGAGCAGATGGCGATCTCGCGCCATCTGGCCGTCGGCGCGCCGCCCGACGTGCTCAACACCGTCGGCCAGGACTGGGGCCTTGCCGGCTTCAACGCCGGCGGCCTGGAGGCCCAATCCTTTGTGCCGTTTGCCGACATGCTGGCGGCGTCGATGCGCCATGCCGGTGCTATCAGGCTCGATCACGTGCTCGGTTTGAAGCGGCTGTATCTCGTGCCGCGCGGCTTCAAGCCCGACAACGGCGCCTATGTGCAGATGCCGTTCGAGGCGCTGCTCGGCGCGGTGGTGCGCGAGAGCGCAGCCCACAAATGCATCGTGATCGGCGAGGATCTCGGCACGGTGCCGGAAGGTTTCCGCGAGACCATGCAGGATTTCGGCATCTGGTCCTACCTCGTCATGATGTTCGAGCGCGACGATTCGGGCCATTTCCGCAACATCGACCACTACCGGCCGAACGCCCTGGTGACGCTGAACACGCATGACCTCTGCACCTATGCGGGCTGGCGCTCGTTCAGCGACCTCAAGATGAAGCGCTCGCTCGGGCTCGATCCCGGCGAGGACGACCAGGCGCGCTGGGACGCGCTCGGCGCGCTCGACGAGATCTTGCGGCAGAACGGCATCAACGCCAACGACCTCTATTCGGTGCTCGCCTTTCTGTCGCGCACGCCGTCGCGGCTGCTCGCGGTGTCCATGGAGGATCTACTCGGCGTGATCGACCAGCCCAACATTCCCGGCACGATCGACGAGCATCCGAACTGGCGCCAGCGCTTACCCGTTGCGCTCGACGAGATCGCCGCTAAGGTTGATCTCGCGGCTTTGAAGGCCGCAACGCGGGAACGTTCATTGGCCGGCGGGCGTTAA